Proteins encoded in a region of the Streptomyces sp. NBC_01471 genome:
- a CDS encoding FGGY-family carbohydrate kinase, which translates to MSSAPGARPAPVPVVAGVDVATAAVRVVCADAHGRVLAEGRAPIAPPERGEGGRSEQDARSWWPATAAALRQATGALPGGGREVAAVAVSATSGTLVLAGPDGEPAGPALMYDDRSAAGVNARAQELGATRWRALGLTVGPTAALGKLVGYAARALPGQLVLHTPDLLGLRLTGHPVATDWSHALKSGYDPRAGEWATEVFDAFDVSSRLLPVVQAPGTRSGAVSARAAADTGLPVGCEVRLGMTDGCAGQIATGAVDPGRFVGVLGTTYVLKGVTRELVTDPAGAVYSHRHPDGWWLPGGASNTGGEAVAGVDAARLPGLDASAEARGPAGCLVYPLRREGERFPFVSGAARGFRVGTPQDEADEHRAVLEGVAFLERLAVERVQALGIEVRGPLYAAGGGSRSAVWNRIRATVLNRPLSVAERAETAFGAALLAASGTLHPDLSTAVAAMAGAGRTVDPVEAERAALDASYGRFLAELRSRGWLGTA; encoded by the coding sequence ATGAGTTCCGCCCCAGGTGCCCGGCCCGCGCCCGTGCCCGTCGTCGCGGGCGTCGATGTGGCCACCGCCGCGGTGCGGGTGGTGTGCGCCGACGCCCATGGCCGGGTCCTCGCCGAGGGGCGGGCCCCGATCGCCCCGCCGGAGCGCGGCGAGGGCGGCCGCAGCGAGCAGGACGCCCGGTCCTGGTGGCCCGCGACGGCGGCCGCCCTGCGGCAGGCGACCGGCGCGCTGCCCGGCGGTGGCCGTGAGGTGGCCGCCGTCGCCGTGTCCGCCACCTCGGGGACCCTGGTGCTGGCCGGTCCTGACGGGGAGCCGGCCGGACCGGCCCTGATGTACGACGACCGGAGCGCCGCCGGCGTCAACGCCCGCGCCCAGGAGCTGGGCGCGACCCGCTGGCGGGCGCTGGGGCTGACCGTCGGGCCGACGGCGGCGCTGGGGAAGCTGGTGGGGTACGCGGCCCGGGCCCTCCCGGGCCAGCTGGTGCTGCACACCCCTGACCTGCTCGGCCTCAGGCTCACCGGCCATCCGGTGGCCACCGACTGGAGCCATGCGCTGAAGTCCGGTTACGACCCGCGCGCGGGCGAGTGGGCCACCGAGGTCTTCGACGCGTTCGATGTGTCCTCCCGGCTGCTGCCCGTCGTCCAGGCCCCCGGCACGCGGAGCGGAGCGGTGTCGGCACGGGCCGCCGCCGACACCGGGCTGCCCGTCGGCTGCGAGGTCCGGCTCGGGATGACGGACGGCTGTGCGGGCCAGATCGCCACCGGCGCGGTCGACCCGGGCCGGTTCGTCGGCGTGCTGGGGACGACGTACGTACTCAAGGGCGTGACCCGCGAGTTGGTCACCGACCCGGCGGGCGCGGTCTACAGCCATCGCCATCCGGACGGCTGGTGGCTGCCGGGCGGTGCGTCGAACACGGGCGGCGAAGCCGTCGCCGGGGTGGACGCGGCCCGGCTGCCCGGTCTGGACGCGTCGGCGGAGGCACGGGGTCCGGCCGGCTGTCTGGTCTACCCGCTGCGCCGCGAGGGCGAGCGGTTCCCCTTCGTCTCCGGCGCGGCACGCGGCTTCCGCGTCGGTACGCCGCAGGACGAGGCGGACGAGCACCGGGCAGTGCTGGAGGGGGTGGCCTTCCTGGAGCGGCTGGCCGTGGAGCGGGTGCAGGCGCTGGGGATCGAGGTGCGGGGCCCGCTGTACGCGGCGGGCGGCGGCAGCCGCAGCGCCGTGTGGAACCGCATCCGGGCGACCGTCCTCAACAGGCCGCTGAGCGTGGCGGAACGGGCCGAGACAGCCTTCGGAGCGGCCCTGCTGGCCGCATCGGGCACGCTCCACCCGGACCTCTCCACAGCCGTGGCAGCCATGGCGGGCGCGGGGCGGACGGTCGATCCGGTGGAGGCGGAGCGGGCCGCACTCGACGCTTCGTACGGGCGGTTCCTCGCCGAACTGCGGTCACGGGGGTGGCTGGGCACGGCATGA